Sequence from the Canis lupus baileyi chromosome 24, mCanLup2.hap1, whole genome shotgun sequence genome:
caaagatgccaggtgcgagcctcccccctccctctgacTCTGAAGGCAGAATGTTACCTTGGAGAATTCTAGCCAGAGCCCGTTCAGATGAGGGTGCCCGGGAgtgcagaggagaggagaggagaggaaaggagaggaaatgggaAGGCCTGTACTGAAAACAGAGAGAATGTGTGGACATCCACATCCTGCATGATGAGAGCTCCTCCTAGGCCTCTTCCCCACCCTGGGTGCCGGGACCCTGGAAGGGAAAGTCTATGCTCCAGGTCAGGAGGTAGAAAAATTCTTCTCCGGAGATAGTTCCAGTCACAAAGAAAACACTGGCAAATAGTGGGGATCCAGTATTGCCCTGTCCCAGGGCAGACAGTCCATGAGCCCATGTGCTGTTGGGGAGGAGCTGCCAGTGACCCGAGTGACGGGGTGGAGTGAGCCCGAGCCCCAGGACGGGGCGTCAGAGCAGTGGCGGGGCACTCTCACTGCCAGGCTGGACAGCCTTCCAGAATATGGTAAAGACAGGCCTTTACAAAAAGTGAAACGAGCCCTTTTGGGGTTCTGAGAACAGGAGAGTCAGGTCTGATTGCATCCGCATGGCACCATTTAACTTGTCCAAGTAGTATGTGCTGGATTTCCTGGGACTGGCTGCCAAGTCCAGAGGCTGGTGATTTGGTAGGAATCCCTCATGTTAGTTAGCACGGATGAGGTTTGCAAAATGGTGATGTAATCCCACCATTCCGCCCTCATTTATTATCTGGAGTACATCTGCGGAGCAAGACATTTCCTCAACTCTTCTGTTACTTTGAAGTATAATTTGGTAAGAAAGGCTGGTTATGTGCTTGACTCTTTCCCTTTACTTACCAATTTTCAGAATCATGACTCAATTTCCCATCATCAGCCTAAGATgaccaggaatttttttttatttgattaacaTTATaaactcatggatttttttttttttttaaccctctgATGTGTCTCCATCGTCGTAGTTTTGTTCTGAATGATGCTTACCTTGCACCATCTTTGGCCTGTGGAGGCATTTTTCAGTGCACTCCTGGGTCCTGCCATGACTCAGCAGCCACTGGCCGCTTCCTCGCTTTCCAGCACAGATAGACGCTTCAGGCTTATCTTGCACAGGTTTTCCCCAGATCTGAAGTCAGCCCTTTCTTCCAGGAGAGAACACAGCTTGAACACTGGTGGTGCTCCTTGCCACTGGATCCATCCAAGTTTCTAGGTCTTTCCAGGGGTCAGGGCCAGGAAATGCACCgtttaagagaaaatacatcaCGAGTTGATACTGATACTTCCAACAAGTTTAGAACTACACAGTCATGCCTAATTCTTCTCATTTCATATTTGTATCTCTTTTCTTCCAGGATAGAAATTTTGATTTCTCAAAACTGAAACATAATAACTGACTTGCCTTAGCTCACAGTTTCAGAATGACAATAGCAATATTGTTACTAGAAACATACATTTTTTGCAGTTCCTCTGGCCACCCTTGCAGTGGATCCCCGCAGGGTCGAATGACAGTGTTTACCGTTTTCAATGATTCCTGGGTGCTGTGGAAGCCCTGAGGGGGAAAAATTAGGTACCTTGTCTCATTCTGCTTTTGactgttagggtttttttttttttcattttgattcagttTTCTAAGTAACTTTGTAAAACATTCGTATGATTCTGAAGccaaatctataaaacaaagttTATGCAGAAGAGCCTGGCTTGCATCGCAGACCCCTgcactctgttctctctctcccattctatATGCCATGGTTGCTCTTCTCACTCTTGTTTTTACCAAAATTTGGTATATATTCAAAGTCAAAAGAATCATAATAGGAGTTTGTGGCAAGGACAACTTTGATTTGACCTTAAAGGCATCAAAGCGTGTCAAAGGCCAATGTCAGTCCACATTACAAGCGAATGTTTGTGATGTCAAGAAGCTGCACACCCTGAGGACAGCCCTCGCGTGCACCTTCTAGACCCCAGTCCGGAGGCGGGGTCTCAGGCAGGGTCCCTTTGCAGAGAACAGCCCACACCAGCTGCTCCACTCAGGAAGCAACTTATCAGAGGACATGATAAAATTGCTGGGAGCTGAGCAAACAGGCTCCGGGCAGAGCTCACGTCCAGATCACACAACAGCACTGGAGTTGCTGCCTCGCTGCACCAGGAAAACAGTGGTTCCAGAACCATCCTGGGGTGGCGGAGCTGCTGCCACTGCACGGCCGCTCCTGCTGTGCTTACTCCTGAAAACTGATGCTCATGCCCTAACTCCAGACATCCAGAGACCACACACTGTGCTGCCGAGCAAAACCAAACACATCCACCTCTGGACTTaaaagggcagggcagggtggatGGCCCTCTTTCCCCTACACATCCCAGGAGAGCACTCTTACAGACCAGGGCTGCCACAGTCTGAAAAGGGTCATCTTGGCTTTCCCTGCCCTGCAGTGCTGGAGGGAACAGAAGAACGATGGGCAGGACAGTGGGCACCCACCCACCCGATGCACGGGGAGGAGCTGTTTTGGTAACATTAGATGTGCAATAGTAGAACCGTTACTATGAAGACTTGTCCTATGCCTTCCTGAGCATTTTTTCtgggtggtggtgtgtgtgggtgtgtgtgtgtggggattttaaggggatttttttttaaaggcgaCTCTTGCTTGTATGTGATGTGTGGCTTGGACATTAGATTTCAGCCTTTTGTCGGTATGCCTCTACCCTGCCAGTGTTATTGCTGTAATTTAGGCAAATGACTGGTTTTTAGATCCGACTTCCAGAAATTGTTCTGCTGCCCATCATCAGCAGGGAAGACAGAGATGGGGGCGTGGAGCAGagcgggggtgtgggggggcaggATCTGCACCTCCTTAAATGCCCTCCAGCCTCGGGGAGCAAATCTATCAACCACATTCATTTAAGCTGGGCCCAGACACAAGCTGAGAGACACACGGAGTTGGTGAAAGAGCAGGGGCGCACGGTCCAAGGCGCGGCGGGGAGGGCGCAGGCCCCTCGGACGGGCAGCCCAGGGAAGGCTGTGCCCCAGGCcgggaagcaggcttccctcgCCGTCTCCATCATCCTTCCATACGTGCATTTTCGAAGTCTGGAGAAGGATACAGAAAGCCAGATAAACCGCGAGCCTTCTCAGAGCAGGGGCGGGTGTTGCTGGGCGCGGGGaccccccaggaccctgagtctAGGATCCCGAAGCCCGCGGCGGGTTCGGTCTGCGGCCGGCGCTGTTCCACGGCCACCTCCGCCGGAGGGCCTCCAGGTGCCCGGCTCACAGCCGGGGAAGGTCCCCGGGAGCGGCCGGGCTCCGACGCGGTGGCCGCGGAGGCCGAGCGCTCCCGGCCCGGAGTTCAACTTCAATAAAAGGGCCCAGCCCGCCCTTGATCACGCGGCTTGCCTGACAGCCCGGCTCAGGCCCGGGCCTAATTGAGCCCGGGTCACCTGGGAATAGGTTCAAAGGCATCAAAGCCGTAAACCACCTCCAGGCCCCGAGCCAGAGCGGCCTGGCGAACAAAGAGCCCCCCCCCTCCAACCACTTCAAACGCGCCCGCGCTCGGCGTCCAGATGGCGCGGGGCCGGGGTCCGCGGTGTCGCCCCCCGCCCAGGCCAGGCCCCGCGCTCCCACCGCCCCGGGCCCTCCGTGCAGCTCCCCGCTTGCCCTCCGGGCCCTGCCGACGCGCGAAGCCGCGGGGCGCGCCAGCCGGGGACCCCGCACCGGGCACCGCAGGCAGGGCCAACAGGTGGGCGCCGCGGGCCCCCGCGCTCCCGCAGAGGCTCGCTGTGCGCTCACGTTTGAAAGCGCTTGGAAGGAGGGTCTGCAAAGGGCGTCGGGGCTGGGGATCCTCGGAAAGCTGCGGTGAGAGACGACACCCAAGACAAAGCCCGGGCAGAGGCTTCGCGTGTGCGCGGGTCCCCGCGCGCGTGCGTGGGCAGCGGCGTCTCGGGGGTCTGGGCGCCGCGGTCTGGGCGCGGGGACCCCCGCCCACGCACATCCTCCTCCCGGGACTGAGTGTTCGGGCCCCGGCGCTGACTCGCGGCGCTCGCGGGGGGCTGGGGTGCCACGGAGGAGCACCCCGGGGCTCCCCGCCGCGTGCTCACCTCCTGGGAGCGCATCTAGGGTCGGACtgggcccccgcgcccccgcgccccggggagCTCCTGCAGCCGCGGCGGGGCCCGAGCTCCACGTTGCGGAGCAGACAAAGCGGGTGGGCAGTGCCCGCGCCCCGGGCGGCCGGAGAGCGGCCCGAGCTcccggcgggggcgcgggcggcgcgcaGGGGCCCGGCCTCCGGGGTGCCCGCCGCGGCCGGAGCCGAAGGGGGAGGCAAAACTGAAAGTGccgcgccggggggcgggggcggccggcggAGGCCCCAGAGCTCGCCCAGCCCCCGGCCGCCGCGGCCAATCAGCGCGCCGCCCTCGCTCCTGACAACTATTTAGCAACCCAGCCCGGCTAGAGTTTCCAAAAAAGTTAGAATAACTTCCTCTCCCGGAGACCTCGGTTTTGCACAAGCCGGCCCTGAAACCAGAGCCTCGCGGGCAGCCCGGGGAGCGTGTGCTCGGCGGCCGCGGGCTTGGCCAGCGGCGCGCGCTCGGCGCCCGGCGCCCCCAGCCCCAAGCGCGCCGGGCGGGCGCCATGGAGGAGGGCTCCAGCTCGCCCGTGTCCCCCGTGGACAGCCTGGGCACCAGCGAGGAGGAGCTCGAGAGGCAGCCCAAGCGCTTCGGCCGGAAGCGGCGCTACAGCAAGAAGTCGAGCGAAGATGGCAGCCCGACCCCGGGCAAGCGCGGCAAGAAGGGCAGCCCGAGCGCGCAGTCCTTCGAGGAGCTGCAGAGCCAGCGCATCCTGGCCAACGTGCGCGAGCGCCAGCGCACCCAGTCGCTCAACGAGGCCTTCGCGGCGCTGCGCAAGATCATCCCCACGCTGCCCTCGGACAAGCTCAGCAAGATCCAGACGCTCAAGCTGGCCGCCAGGTACATAGACTTCCTCTACCAGGTCCTGCAGAGCGACGAGATGGACAATAAGATGACCAGCTGCAGCTACGTGGCCCACGAGCGCCTCAGCTACGCCTTCTCCGTGTGGCGCATGGAGGGCGCGTGGTCCATGTCCGCCTCCCACTAGCGCCGCGCCGCCCACGTCCGGACCCGCGCGCCAGGGTAGGTGCTgcgcgcgcgccccgcgccctcgGCAGCCGTGGGGCAGGCGGGCGGCCCGGCCGCGCATCCCTCCTcgcgggtggggtggggtggggtggggtgcggtggggggccgcggcggcggggTGCGCTCTGGCTcgcagccgcggggcggggggcgggggggagcgcCCGCGTCCCCGGGGCCCCGTCGGGGCCTTCTGCAAGCTTCCCTGCCCGGGGGTGCCAGTCGGGAGCGGGGGCGACGGGTGACAGCGTCCCTCGCATCCTCGCCGCTGCTGCGGGCGCCTGTGGGTGCCGTCGGGCGGGGGGCATCGCCGGGGCCGCccgcaggggcagagggaggggagcccGCTGTCCCCCGCGTCCCCGCTGCCGGGCGGGCCTGGCTGCGGCCGTGCGCTCCTCCCGGGGAGCCGCGGAGCGCGTGCGGACGCTCGGTGTGCGCGGACGGCTGCAGCAGGGCGTCCAGGCCGGCGCTCCGGGGGCCGAGCGGGCCGGGTGGGCGCAGAGGAGCGCGCCGGCGGCCAGGTGTGTGCTGGGGAGGGCGCGCGCGGCGGGGTGCGGGGGACGCTGCCCTgcgcggggggctccggggcgaGCCCGGGTCGGCCGTGCGCCGGGAGCGCGGCAGCCGGAGCGCCTGGGCCGGGGCTCGAACCGCGCTGCCCGCAGGCAGGGGGGCCGATCCGGGGCTGCGAGCCGCTGGCTCGTTCTGGAACCCGGAGGGTCTGGGAGGGTGCGAGGGGTCCAGGCTGGGAAACAGGTTTGCGGGAGCCGAGGCGGTGCGGGCGGCCCTGCGCGGGGCCAGGCGAGGGGCTCGGGCTGCCGAGGGCATTTGGAAAGTCGGGTGCGCTCTGGGAGAGCGCTCGGGGCGCCCTGCACCCGCTCCCTTCCACCAGACGCCTTGGAGGGCCCTTCAGACCAACTCTCACCCCGGAGGCGCCGTCCTTTCCAGAAGGCTCTGCGAGGCTGGTGGGCATCTCCCTTCCAAGGGCTCTCCAGGGCAACGCCAGAtgtgttgggggggagggggtagaaATCCTTACTACTTCGTATGCTGTAGTTTCTCGCTCATCTTGCAATGTTTTTATAAGTCTCTACTTCACACAGAAGGAATTTAGATTAATCCAGAGCGTGCCCCCGCCCGTTCTCCCAAAcatatctatttctttcttcttcttctttttttttttttaatgtggttctCTAATATCTGCAAATGTTTTTGCTGTGGTCGCACAAGGCAGATCTAGCGCaggtgaattttgtttttaaagtttttatttctgtgcCACTGAAAATTCTTTTGACGAAATTGCACCCCCGTAAGATAATGATCGTtttataggttttgttttgttttttttttaagaaagaattttttagCAGAGAATAACTTATGGGAATCTCCTCCTATCTTTGTCAAAAACAGATGGAAAGTATCTCAATCACATATTTCTCTAGGAAAGAAAGTTTGGATTGGCTGAGTAGTAAAATGCTACAGGGGGATAATACATTAATTCTGGGTTTTGCTGCCTAAATTATGAGCTTCCATTAGTTAATTCCATTTACCCTTTATACCATCCATAGTTTACAGGACATCTGAAGTAAGGACAAACAGATGAGGAATGTCATCTTTGTAAAGCATACATGTATAGCTTTGTTTAAGAAAAATGTCAACAGAATTATCATTAAGACTTCCCtccagaaaattatttgaaaacaaataccAGGAGATAGTACCTTAATGTAAAATTTAGTAGGatcatttaaaaaccatttttaaataaccaCATTCCTCAAACTTAGAGAATCAGAGCTCACACttaaagattatataaaaataaaaggcaatacTTAATTATGTGTTGAGAATCTGGGGGGAAAGTCCTTAAAATATAACAGATAACATATTCAGCTGGAGAACGAATGATCTCTATGGgggtctatttatttttatttttatatacttgaatATAACTAATTCCAGTAAGCCAGTTTCTTTAGGTAGGTTGGTAACCACTCTCTacaagaagagaagggaaatgtgGACATTTTTGATACACCAATAATTCTAGACACGTTTTGTTTTTACTGACCAGGCACGTTGGgcaaacatttttgtatttttttaatcacatcaGTCTCTGTGAATATAAATACAATCTTGATTGGTCTGATTTCATGAAAATGTCACTAAATGGCATTTGTTATTTACTCgtaatattttaaagaagtgCTAGTTATACGTACCAGCAAAGAATTTCTAGACCTTTCAGTAAATTGCGTgtgattttaatgtattaatatgaGAAGTTTTCACATATATGACAAAAGCTGCTTCCAGACAAACAGCAGCAACCGTAAAAAGCCTAAATTGTCCCTTGATATAAAGAGAAGCACAGAAAATGGTGGAGTTCGGCTGGTGCTAATATTTAGCCTGACTTTCTTCTTTGGCCTGGTTTTTAAACATACACGTACACAATAAATCAGGTGTCGTTGGGCAGTCAGCTGGGTTCAtctaattggggaaaaaaatatcaaaataagttTTTAGTATTCTCATTAAGTGCCTCAGCTTTAGGATCagggtcaggggcacctggtttgGAGGAAGGTGACGATTATCAGACATTTTTCCTATTCTCTGCTTTGttgttaaagaaaacaaatcttcCCTAACTCCTGCAatatgcacagattttttttttagtaggttaCTGTACTCaacaaactacttttttttttaatcctctgagAACTTTATTACTTTGGAGAAAGGAGTATGATCCTCTCACCCTCTAAAAAGTGGGTAAGCCTGTTCCTGAACATTTACTTCTTGGAGGTATTTGTTAACTTGCTGTATTTGGAATGCTAGCTGGTCTCAAAAGCAAAGTAATTCTCCATGAAGAACGCACATGCAGAATCCCAGGAGAGATTTTGATTGATCAGAAGATGTGGAATGAAAGTCTGAGCTACCTGAAATGCGAGTATTGCTTTGTTATAAAATACCCGTCAATGAGATCCAGTATAGGGAGCTGATCCCCGTGATGTGGGTATTTTCTTTAAGTGTCTGTGGTTATTCTTTCAACCTTGCATGAAGACGTCTTGCTACGCATCTGGCCAGCGTGGGGGCTGGAGGGATGGGACTTTGAGAGTGGCTGTTTGAGGTCATTTGAAATATAGTACTTTATTGAAGTTTTCTGAAAACTGTACTATTTTCAGACAAGTCTTGAGCCTGAAAGAATTGAGTTTCCATCATCTTTGCTTCACTGTATTCTGGATGGACGGCACAGATGCCAGATTCCTCTTGCCTGGCAAAAAAGACCATAAAGTAAACTCTTTCTGAGCAGAGCACTATAACTCATAACTTTAGTTTAAatctgggctttaaaaaaaacaaatattttaataagccaATTTTAAAGGCTGAACTTTTATGACAGTTTTTAAGCTTAGTATTTATATTAatctattctcactggtgtcttTAAAAACTCTGTGAATTCGTGCTGGAATGTCTGTTTATGTTTGTGTCTTTTCCTGGGAAAGGATAAATGTGCTGCAAAAAGCAAACCAAATACAAAGCTCTCCACCAGCAAAGAGTTCACGAATGAGGCAATAAAACTCAAAGAAGAGGTGAATAAGTTACTGTAGCCAAGAAGCAGCCATAAAGGAGAAGTAGAATCTAAGGGACACGGACAGGATGCATTCACAAGAAAAGCCAAGATGGAGTAGTAAAAACAGGGactgtttaaaaagaaactctGCAGGGTCACCTGAGTCTACACGTGTGACAAGATTGTAGtgaatgaaacacacacacacacacacacacacatacacacatgagtGCATGTAAAACTGGTGAAGTCTCAGGACTTCTGGAGATCATATCAGTGTCACTTTCCCGGTTGTGGCCTCGCATCagagttttgcaagatgttaccattgggAGAAACTGAGTAAAGAGTGTAAGATACTCCCTGTTATTTCTTACAACTTCATATGAATCTACAgttttgtcaaaataaaaaggaaagatattccacaagaatttaaaatcttttctgtaTTCAAACTAGCAAATTATGTAAGGTATTATTATGCCTCATGCAGGAGTAATCAACTAAAAATGTGGTTTGAACCCAAATCCACCTTTTTCTCCTGATGTCATTTGCATGTTGTCCTTCTTTTCAAAATACGAGGAATCTCAAAATATTTCCAGTATATAATTAAGGATGGCTCCTTCTTATTCTGAATCCCAGAAATCTGAGAGGAGAATTAccaattaatacattttttccctatactaagaaacaaaatatttttcaaagaaatttcaaaactgACTGAAGATTAGCTTTTCAGATACTAAGTCGACCCTGACATGCACACACAATTCTGAAGCCCAcggtttgaaaaaaattattcaccaagagGTTTAGAGATGAAAGTTTTAGTATTTAGAGCCATACATGCACCTCgaggtgagagagaatgagagagagagagagagagagagagagggagagagagaacaaacccTAAATTCAGTCACggttattttaaagtaatatttgttTGTCCTGGGAACATATTTTGTGTTTGGTTCAGTAGTAGACCTTTGAATGCAATTTAGCTATATTAAATGTGCCTTAATTTAATGTTTGTTTTGGAATGTGATACAGTGATATTAACGATGTGATTTTCGTGCTGATGTAAACTAGGTCACAATGGGATTTGTCTCCAGTGATTACTAATGGTGGTCATGCTCAAGGAGAATTGAGTCAGGAACTGGAAAAGCCTGACTCAATTCCAACATGAGAGAAATTTTTAGTAGTTAATTGAAAATAGAGTCATTTTTGAACCCAAACGGTGTTATTTTACATGCTTCTAACGTCTGTATTGTTTTTGTACATCTCGATTGTTCGGAATAACATGAGCCTGTGATTATGTGTAAGAAATCGGTGGCTGAGAGTGCTCAGGGCACGGGGTCTGTGGAGTCTGTTGCTTAGCACCCACTTCCCATCCCCAACGCTTTCCTCTGTCCCTTGACCAGGGCAAGGTGTAGATGACCCCAGCTTCTCATGACAGCCTCTGTAGAACTGTAACTTGGCTTCTTAAATCCTAAGATTGCTACCTTTAAAATTGGCACATGCCAGTCTGGTTCTGCAGATCAGAATTTCCCCCATCAGTTAAATGAAGGATAGCCCAAAGAGCTTTCAGTTCTCTAATtcatctattctggaaaatgctttttctttttagctcaCATCCagcctttaaaacaaacaaaaaaaagtcatctGCACCTTTTGGGGGAGAATTGCAAATTTAGTCACGTTGTCTGACATTAGATTCATATTTCCCACTGTTtaattttgacagagagagttcACATTTGTTTTTCGGAATGTATAGATTTGGTACATGACTGACAGGAGAGGTTTGGGCAGAAACCTTGATTTTAATTAACCCTTTGATGGTGACCAAACACCAAATCCCAACCCCATAGCTGAGGTTTGTGGTGTGGTCACAGCCAGAGCCTTTCCAGAGCGCCAGGCGGAGCCACTCAGCACAGGACAACCTAGGGCAGGTTTTCAGCTTTTTGCTTCAAGAGGGGAGGAATAGGGTTCCTTTATCTCACTTCcacttggagggaaaaaaaatgaccacaCTTTTTGTTGTTAATGCTGTTTTTTCTACTGCCGTACAAATAAAATGCCACACCGACTTCTCTGTTAAAGTCTCTGAGTTTGTCCCTCTTCTTAAGAGATtcaagggatttttttctttttttttttcttttttctttttttctttttgcctgctTCAGCGGCAAGTGGGGCTCCAGGAGGGACAGCttgtaaaataaacaaactccctaaaagaaaacacaggccaATAGTTTATAGTCTCTGACTCTATCTACTGCCATGGTGGCTTTCTTTGTGTGTTCTACTTTGATTTAACATTCTGGAAGTCAAAATGCAAGCAGGCAGCGTCTTCCTTCAATCAAGAGCTCTAGAAATAAAGATTGAGTTGCTATTTCCTTTCCTTAATCTCAGTTCTTAAAGTAGATTTGGCTTGCAGGGAGCGCGGAGGGATCAGAAGTCAGAAGCCATTTGCCTTGTTTGGCTTTTTGGACCTCGAGGTGCAAAGTGCCTGTTAGCTAGAGAGGCCTGGCCCGGTGGAGGGATAGAAGGCAAGCCGGCCTTCGGGCTCAGCCAGATCCCCACTGACTTCCAGAAAGCTGTGTGAACTTAAAATCCAGCTCTTTATGAGAGTGCCTTGATAAATATGTAGTGAGGTGCGTCTCCTTTCTTTGGGAAATGCCTGAATTATTGCAAATTGGAacggaaagaagggagggagaggcatgATTTTCCTGGAGACCTGTCCCTTTCATGTGATTGAGTTCCACAGATGAGCAACGTCTCCACTGAAGATTGATTTCCCCAAATTTAAACCATTCCAAGTTGCGTACTACGTATGTATTGGTTCCTAAGTAATCAAAACCGACGTTCCTCTCTTTCATGGTGTCTGTGTGCCTGGGTGGGAGCCCGAGAGAGAAAGAGCTGATCTTTGcacgttgtttttttttttctgcccagaGAGCATTTCTTCTGCAGCCATGCCCCCTGCCACCCACTCCTACAGCCCGCACTCCCTCTCGTATTCTTTAACTGAGAACTCATCTGTGTTATTATTACCATTAGCCGAAACCCATGTCAGTTTTCATATTATAATCAGTAAGGAAGGATGAACAAAGAGCCTGTCCTTCCAGGAATAGCACCATCACGCCCAGGGGATGAACACACCATCTCAGGGTTCTCCAAGTTGAGTGGTTCCAAGTGTTCGGGAAGCTCAGCGGGGCTCAGTGAACAATGTACACCCAGGCCCCCTGGCCCCCCCCCTCTGTGCTGGGTGACTCCCTCTCCTTAATTGCCCCCGTTACTACTTTCTAAGA
This genomic interval carries:
- the TWIST2 gene encoding twist-related protein 2 isoform X1, producing MEEGSSSPVSPVDSLGTSEEELERQPKRFGRKRRYSKKSSEDGSPTPGKRGKKGSPSAQSFEELQSQRILANVRERQRTQSLNEAFAALRKIIPTLPSDKLSKIQTLKLAARYIDFLYQVLQSDEMDNKMTSCSYVAHERLSYAFSVWRMEGAWSMSASH
- the TWIST2 gene encoding twist-related protein 2 isoform X2, which translates into the protein MEEGSSSPVSPVDSLGTSEEELERQPKRFGRKRRYSKKSSEDGSPTPGKRGKKGSPSAQSFEELQSQRILANVRERQRTQSLNEAFAALRKIIPTLPSDKLSKIQTLKLAARLSCGAEAQRNWDASSSVTSET